A stretch of the Brevundimonas sp. MF30-B genome encodes the following:
- a CDS encoding histidine kinase dimerization/phosphoacceptor domain -containing protein, translated as MSAVMEPLGAQDAPGVDLTGCDREPIHIPGAIQPHGLMLVVDDQHQVIQGAGRIEALTGRTDWVNAPLEGVLDIDIAKALHRLDGIAETGYLGRWRSREHLDYDVIVHRAGDLRLIEVEQSSQSAFLGVELLSRLDAAGAALERAASSSALCERAADEFRSLTGFDRVMIYRFLDDDAGRVLAESRTEGMPSFLNHHFPASDIPKQARALYLRNTVRVIPDVLYTPQPLRPEREGPPLDMSDCGLRSVSPVHMQYMKNMGIRATASVSIVMDGVLWGLVACHSRRPQLLTYELRVACATLARGLARQLKAKGDAETLRERLRLRSQEDELMAAMPLDMPISDALSRRIGDLISLVDADGGAVVRGSRVSTQGVCPPDAAVSEMARWVADRRDPRPIFTHTLAAVHAPAGDWADKASGLLAFVLPSEEPTVVMAFRAEQVETVRWAGDPHAAIKDGPDGALTPRRSFADWAETVRGRSRRWRNAEVEAAARLRDALMDLTSVRSLRTLNRALQESVADRDSRLRQQDFLLREVNHRVQNSLQLISSFLALQARSHGEGPASDVLHEARRRVRAVSLVHSRLYRSDQFETIDLSRYFGELIDEMGQSMGPEWARAFTLDLSPICVETSRAVTLGLVLTELIINAQKYAYDGEAGPIQVTLEEERASLRLIVEDEGRGGHKAGEGFGSRMIESLVGQLGGALEYRSAKPGLRAVVSAPIASAALA; from the coding sequence ATGTCCGCCGTGATGGAGCCTTTGGGCGCGCAGGATGCGCCCGGTGTTGATCTGACCGGCTGCGACCGCGAACCCATCCACATCCCCGGCGCCATCCAGCCGCATGGCCTGATGCTGGTGGTCGACGACCAGCATCAGGTGATCCAGGGCGCTGGCCGCATCGAGGCGCTGACCGGGCGCACGGACTGGGTGAACGCGCCGTTGGAGGGCGTTCTCGACATCGACATCGCCAAGGCGCTGCACCGGCTCGATGGGATCGCTGAGACAGGTTACCTCGGCCGTTGGCGGTCCCGCGAGCACCTGGACTATGACGTCATCGTCCACCGCGCAGGCGATCTGCGTCTGATCGAGGTGGAGCAGAGCTCCCAGTCCGCCTTTCTTGGCGTGGAACTGCTGTCGCGTCTGGACGCCGCGGGCGCCGCCCTGGAGAGGGCGGCCAGTTCGTCGGCCCTGTGCGAGCGCGCCGCTGACGAGTTCCGCAGCCTGACCGGCTTTGACCGGGTGATGATCTACCGTTTCCTCGACGACGACGCAGGCCGCGTGCTGGCGGAATCACGCACCGAGGGCATGCCCTCGTTCCTGAACCACCACTTCCCGGCTTCGGACATCCCCAAACAGGCGCGGGCGCTGTATCTGCGTAACACGGTGCGGGTGATCCCGGACGTGCTCTACACGCCCCAGCCGCTGCGACCTGAGCGCGAGGGGCCGCCGCTGGACATGAGCGACTGCGGCCTGCGCAGCGTGTCTCCGGTGCATATGCAGTACATGAAAAACATGGGCATCCGAGCCACCGCCTCGGTCTCCATCGTGATGGACGGCGTGCTTTGGGGTCTGGTCGCTTGCCACAGCCGTCGGCCGCAGTTGCTGACCTATGAGCTGAGGGTTGCGTGCGCGACCCTGGCCCGCGGCCTGGCTCGCCAACTGAAGGCCAAGGGGGACGCCGAAACTTTGCGCGAGCGCCTACGCCTGCGGTCCCAGGAAGATGAGCTGATGGCGGCGATGCCGCTGGACATGCCGATCAGCGATGCTCTTTCTCGACGAATCGGTGATTTGATCAGCCTGGTCGACGCCGACGGCGGGGCGGTGGTGCGCGGATCAAGAGTGTCGACCCAGGGGGTCTGTCCGCCGGACGCAGCGGTGTCCGAAATGGCGCGCTGGGTCGCGGACCGCCGGGATCCGCGCCCGATCTTCACCCACACTCTGGCGGCCGTCCACGCCCCGGCCGGAGACTGGGCGGACAAGGCCAGCGGCCTCCTGGCCTTCGTACTGCCGAGCGAGGAGCCGACGGTGGTCATGGCCTTCCGCGCCGAGCAGGTCGAGACGGTGCGCTGGGCCGGGGATCCGCACGCGGCGATCAAAGACGGGCCGGACGGCGCCCTGACGCCGCGCCGGTCCTTCGCTGACTGGGCAGAAACGGTTCGCGGCCGCAGCCGCCGCTGGCGTAATGCCGAGGTGGAAGCCGCCGCCCGTTTGCGCGACGCCCTGATGGACCTGACGTCGGTGCGCAGCCTGCGCACCCTGAACCGAGCGCTTCAGGAAAGCGTCGCCGATCGGGACAGCCGGCTGCGGCAGCAGGACTTCCTGCTTCGCGAGGTCAACCACCGGGTCCAGAACAGCCTGCAGCTCATCTCCAGCTTCCTGGCGCTGCAAGCCCGCAGCCACGGCGAAGGCCCGGCCTCCGACGTTCTGCACGAGGCGCGCCGTCGCGTTCGCGCCGTGTCGCTGGTGCACAGCCGGCTCTATCGCTCGGATCAGTTCGAGACGATCGACCTTTCGCGCTATTTCGGCGAGTTGATCGACGAGATGGGGCAATCGATGGGCCCGGAGTGGGCCCGGGCCTTCACGCTGGACCTGTCGCCCATCTGCGTGGAGACCAGTCGCGCCGTGACCTTGGGTCTGGTGCTGACCGAGTTGATCATCAACGCGCAGAAGTACGCCTATGACGGGGAGGCCGGACCGATCCAGGTCACCCTGGAGGAAGAGCGCGCCAGCCTTCGGCTGATCGTCGAGGACGAGGGACGCGGCGGGCATAAGGCGGGCGAAGGCTTCGGCTCGCGCATGATCGAAAGCCTGGTCGGGCAGCTGGGGGGCGCGCTGGAGTATAGGTCCGCCAAGCCCGGCCTGCGCGCAGTCGTCAGCGCGCCGATCGCATCGGCGGCCCTCGCCTAG
- a CDS encoding histidine phosphatase family protein, whose product MSSPSVSASSTAKPGAIVLARHGEPALSRKCTMTSAQYRDWWGRYEVGGLLAGQTPPAELLATAEGAGAIYASTRRRAQETAAAVAAGREVMSDALFIEAPLPPPKAPNWLKLSPRWWGVVSRFWWHAFNHHEGQETRAQAEVRADQAAALLIARAEAGQDVLVLAHGYFNHMVGRRLKARGWRLTHNQGFRYWSQRRFVKR is encoded by the coding sequence ATGTCGTCCCCCAGCGTCTCCGCATCCTCGACCGCCAAGCCCGGCGCCATCGTGCTGGCCCGCCATGGCGAGCCGGCGCTTTCGCGCAAATGCACCATGACCTCGGCCCAGTATCGAGACTGGTGGGGGCGCTATGAGGTCGGCGGCCTGCTGGCCGGCCAGACACCGCCGGCTGAGCTGTTGGCCACGGCCGAGGGTGCGGGCGCCATCTACGCCTCGACAAGGCGCCGCGCCCAGGAAACCGCCGCCGCCGTCGCCGCCGGACGCGAGGTGATGAGCGACGCTCTGTTCATCGAGGCGCCGCTGCCGCCGCCCAAGGCACCGAACTGGCTGAAGCTGTCGCCGCGCTGGTGGGGGGTGGTGTCGCGCTTCTGGTGGCACGCCTTCAACCACCACGAGGGCCAGGAGACCCGCGCTCAAGCCGAGGTGCGCGCCGATCAGGCCGCCGCGCTGCTGATCGCCCGCGCCGAGGCCGGCCAGGACGTGCTGGTGCTGGCGCACGGCTATTTCAACCATATGGTCGGACGCCGCCTGAAGGCGCGCGGCTGGCGGCTGACGCACAATCAGGGCTTCAGATACTGGTCTCAGCGGCGCTTCGTGAAGCGCTGA
- a CDS encoding histone deacetylase family protein: MSATLFTHPDMVDHRPGDGHPERPQRLKAVIDALDDAGLGADRRLAQEASVADLERVHPADHVRRILDASPAQGMAALDADTVLSPGSVRAARLAAGAAIDAVRAIARGETTRAFAAVRPPGHHAEPDRAMGFCLFSSVAVAARVAQAEGMARVAVVDFDVHHGNGTQAAFEADDSLFLASIHQWPLYPGTGAESETGVGNIVNATVAPHVAREQWRAAFSGRLMPGLEAFRPDLILISAGFDAHRRDPLAHQSLEAEDFAWATRAVVEVARATCAGKVAASLEGGYDLEGLGRSAAAHVRALGED; this comes from the coding sequence ATGAGCGCCACGCTGTTCACCCATCCCGACATGGTCGACCATCGGCCCGGCGACGGCCACCCCGAGCGGCCTCAGCGGCTGAAGGCGGTGATCGACGCCCTGGACGACGCCGGCCTGGGCGCCGACCGTCGCTTGGCGCAGGAGGCGTCGGTCGCCGATCTGGAGCGCGTTCATCCCGCCGACCATGTGCGGCGCATCCTGGATGCCTCGCCCGCTCAAGGCATGGCGGCGCTCGACGCCGACACCGTGCTGTCGCCCGGCAGCGTGCGGGCCGCGCGCCTGGCGGCCGGGGCGGCGATCGACGCCGTGCGGGCCATCGCGCGGGGCGAAACGACCCGCGCTTTCGCCGCCGTGCGCCCGCCCGGCCACCATGCCGAGCCGGACCGGGCCATGGGCTTCTGCCTGTTCTCCAGCGTCGCGGTCGCCGCGCGCGTGGCTCAGGCCGAGGGGATGGCGCGGGTGGCGGTGGTGGATTTCGACGTGCACCACGGAAACGGCACCCAGGCGGCGTTCGAGGCGGACGACAGCCTGTTCCTGGCCTCCATCCACCAATGGCCCCTTTATCCTGGCACCGGCGCGGAGTCGGAGACGGGCGTGGGCAATATCGTCAACGCCACGGTTGCGCCGCATGTCGCGCGCGAACAATGGCGGGCGGCCTTTTCCGGCCGGCTGATGCCGGGGCTGGAGGCGTTCCGCCCCGACCTGATCCTGATCTCGGCCGGTTTCGATGCTCACAGGCGCGATCCGCTGGCGCATCAGTCGCTGGAGGCCGAGGACTTCGCCTGGGCCACGCGCGCCGTGGTCGAGGTGGCGCGCGCGACGTGCGCAGGAAAGGTTGCGGCCTCGCTGGAGGGCGGCTACGACCTTGAAGGGCTGGGCCGTTCGGCCGCCGCCCATGTTCGGGCTCTCGGGGAGGACTGA
- a CDS encoding GNAT family N-acetyltransferase has product MTDALIRPARPDDAEALGVLGRQTFIDTFVEGFGIPYPADDLAAFLDASFSPAATASKLAEPGAAWWVAERDGELLAFANTGPNTLPHPDARPDHAELRRLYVSKSAQGLSLGTRLLTVSLEWMQAHTTGPLWIGVWSGNLKAQKLYAAHGFFKAGEYQYPVGSWLDDEFILRRG; this is encoded by the coding sequence ATGACCGACGCCCTGATCCGCCCCGCCCGCCCAGACGACGCCGAGGCCCTGGGTGTGCTCGGGCGCCAGACCTTCATCGACACCTTCGTGGAAGGCTTCGGCATTCCCTATCCCGCCGATGACCTGGCCGCCTTCCTGGACGCGTCGTTCAGCCCGGCGGCGACCGCCTCCAAGCTAGCCGAGCCGGGCGCCGCCTGGTGGGTGGCCGAGCGCGACGGCGAGTTGCTGGCCTTCGCCAATACGGGGCCCAACACCCTGCCCCATCCCGACGCCCGACCCGACCACGCGGAACTGCGGCGTCTCTATGTGTCCAAGTCCGCACAGGGCCTGAGCCTGGGCACGCGTCTTCTGACTGTGTCGCTGGAGTGGATGCAGGCGCACACCACCGGCCCGCTGTGGATCGGCGTGTGGAGCGGCAACCTGAAAGCCCAGAAGCTTTACGCCGCACACGGCTTCTTCAAGGCCGGCGAGTATCAGTACCCGGTGGGCTCCTGGCTGGATGACGAGTTCATCCTGCGCAGAGGTTAG
- the fliF gene encoding flagellar basal-body MS-ring/collar protein FliF, protein MGGFTAALQRFGIGRLAAVLGVAAGVAAVLVAVMLRIGQAPDALLYSNLDLREAGEITSSLEQSGIKYSTRGDGSTIMVNRDEVGKARLMLAGKGLVTSGSVGYEIFDNQSVLGQTEFQQNIAEQRALQGELARTILSMRGITSARVQIAMPRRELFQTAAADPTAAVVVGVGARELSPDQVNAIRNVVASSVPNLKPEKVTVTDTANRTLAAGSDGQSFNSATAETAKANTEAQMQARIKDLVEGVVGAGAARVTVAADIDHSRSTTQEQRFDPDGQVVRSTSTNGSQSQDTSGMADGGATATNNIPGGEAPTATPLGSTRNDNTETTNYEISNTTTTTVKEPGEVRKLSVSVAVDGVWTPPAEAGGEPTYAPRSEEDMTRIKSLVAAAVGINTERGDTLEVINVRFNREALPGGASEAAGLLDGFTKNDIMRGVELAVLLITGLLLIFFVLRPLLKTASGAGGVPALAGPGGGTMQVTSLETTMVGGQPQLTAPKSEMEQRLDIARIEGQVKASSIKKVAEFVDKHPEESTAILRSWVHEG, encoded by the coding sequence GTGGGCGGCTTCACGGCGGCGTTGCAGAGATTCGGGATCGGCCGCTTGGCGGCGGTGCTGGGCGTCGCCGCGGGCGTCGCCGCAGTGCTGGTCGCCGTCATGCTGCGCATCGGCCAGGCGCCCGACGCCCTGCTCTATTCCAACCTCGACCTGCGCGAGGCCGGCGAGATCACGTCGTCGCTCGAGCAGTCCGGCATCAAATATTCCACGCGCGGCGACGGTTCGACCATCATGGTCAACCGCGACGAGGTCGGCAAAGCGCGCCTGATGCTGGCCGGCAAGGGGCTCGTGACCTCCGGTTCGGTCGGCTACGAAATCTTCGACAACCAGTCGGTTCTGGGCCAGACCGAATTCCAGCAGAACATCGCCGAACAGCGCGCCCTGCAGGGCGAGCTGGCCCGCACCATCCTGTCGATGCGCGGCATCACCTCGGCCCGCGTGCAGATCGCCATGCCGCGCCGCGAGCTGTTCCAGACCGCCGCCGCCGATCCGACCGCCGCCGTCGTGGTGGGCGTCGGCGCGCGCGAGCTGAGCCCTGATCAGGTCAACGCCATCCGCAACGTCGTCGCCTCGTCGGTGCCGAACCTGAAGCCCGAAAAGGTCACCGTCACCGACACCGCCAACCGCACCCTGGCGGCCGGGTCGGACGGACAGAGCTTCAACTCGGCCACCGCCGAGACCGCCAAGGCCAACACCGAGGCCCAGATGCAGGCCCGCATCAAGGACCTGGTCGAGGGCGTCGTCGGCGCCGGGGCCGCGCGCGTCACCGTGGCGGCCGACATCGACCATAGCCGCTCCACCACTCAGGAGCAGCGCTTCGACCCCGACGGCCAGGTCGTCCGCTCGACCTCGACCAACGGCTCGCAGAGCCAGGACACCTCGGGCATGGCCGACGGCGGCGCGACCGCCACAAACAACATCCCGGGCGGCGAGGCGCCCACCGCGACGCCGCTGGGCTCGACCCGCAACGACAACACCGAGACCACCAACTACGAGATCTCCAACACCACCACGACCACGGTGAAGGAGCCCGGCGAGGTGCGGAAGCTGTCGGTTTCGGTCGCCGTCGACGGCGTCTGGACCCCGCCCGCCGAGGCCGGCGGCGAGCCGACCTATGCGCCGCGCTCAGAAGAAGACATGACCCGGATCAAGAGCCTGGTCGCCGCCGCCGTCGGCATCAACACCGAGCGGGGCGACACGCTGGAGGTCATCAATGTCCGCTTCAACCGCGAGGCCCTGCCGGGCGGCGCGTCGGAGGCGGCGGGCCTGCTGGACGGCTTCACCAAGAACGACATCATGCGCGGCGTCGAACTGGCCGTGCTGCTGATCACCGGCCTGCTGCTGATCTTCTTCGTCCTGCGGCCGCTGCTGAAGACCGCGTCCGGTGCCGGCGGCGTGCCAGCCCTGGCGGGCCCCGGCGGCGGAACCATGCAGGTGACCTCTCTGGAGACCACCATGGTCGGCGGTCAGCCGCAACTGACGGCGCCCAAGTCCGAGATGGAGCAGCGGCTCGACATCGCCCGCATCGAGGGGCAGGTGAAGGCCTCGTCCATCAAGAAGGTGGCCGAGTTCGTCGACAAGCACCCCGAGGAATCGACCGCGATCCTGCGCAGCTGGGTGCATGAAGGCTGA